The genomic segment TTGCTCAGAGCTGCCACTCTTCACACTACAGAATGGCTCATTTAACAAACTTAAATGGAGTCACTGAGACCCTGCCAGCCATACCAAAACTTGTCAACGTGCAGAAACATCAAAGAAGGATGAAAATAACTGGATTGCTAGGCAAGAAGCCGGTTAATCTTCAAGAGAATTCATTTCAAACTACAAGAAGACTAGCTTTAGGCCTTGCTTCAATAGCTCTCATTGGAAATCCCAGTACTGGTGTCTCTCTCGCGGAGGATAATTGGTGGGCTCGTGATATCCCCTTGCCCGTGCCTTCTGTGGAGAACAGTAAGCTTTCTTATAAGCATCACATCAGAACGCTAAGTTTCTCATTCTCTTGTATCAAAATTGTTGCCCGAGTGTAGAATTCTGATATGTTCCCTTGATATTGCAACCATTCATCATTGTTTATGTAGTGCAGAACTTGCAAATGAGGAGACAGGCACACGTTCTTTTCTGAAGAAGGGAATTTATATGGCAAATGTTGGATTGGAAGGTAGCGCACGTAGGGTAAAGAGATATGCATTTGATCTCTTAGCTCTGGAGGATTTGATAGGACCAGACACCCTGAATTATGTCAGGAAGTACTTGAGAATCAAGTCCACCTTCATGTACTATGATTTGGACAAGATTATC from the Populus nigra chromosome 1, ddPopNigr1.1, whole genome shotgun sequence genome contains:
- the LOC133703884 gene encoding photosynthetic NDH subunit of lumenal location 3, chloroplastic, which produces MAHLTNLNGVTETLPAIPKLVNVQKHQRRMKITGLLGKKPVNLQENSFQTTRRLALGLASIALIGNPSTGVSLAEDNWWARDIPLPVPSVENKLANEETGTRSFLKKGIYMANVGLEGSARRVKRYAFDLLALEDLIGPDTLNYVRKYLRIKSTFMYYDLDKIISAVPVDDKQPLTDLANRLFDNFEKLEDASRRKNLPDTKSSYRDTKALLQEVMQKNPIDLKSKFTYYPDGLQS